In the genome of Croceimicrobium hydrocarbonivorans, one region contains:
- a CDS encoding carboxymuconolactone decarboxylase family protein, producing MNTFDVPERHEVAEANQQIFDNLKSKLGFVPNLYASMAHSDTGLANYLQFQGAKTSFSNKEKEVINLVVSEFNQCKYCQAAHTAIGKMNGFSDEQILDIRSAQINWDSKLAALGRLSLAIVASKGKNVDKELSDFYEAGYDRGSLVDLVLAVADKIVMNYLHNIIQIPVDFPAAPELEEALS from the coding sequence ATGAACACTTTTGATGTACCCGAACGCCATGAAGTAGCGGAAGCGAATCAGCAAATTTTCGATAACCTGAAATCCAAATTGGGATTTGTTCCGAATCTCTACGCCAGCATGGCGCATTCTGATACTGGCTTGGCTAATTACCTGCAGTTTCAAGGAGCGAAAACTTCTTTTAGCAATAAGGAAAAAGAGGTGATTAACCTGGTGGTGAGTGAGTTTAACCAATGTAAATATTGCCAGGCTGCCCATACTGCCATTGGCAAGATGAATGGCTTTAGCGATGAGCAGATTTTGGATATCCGCAGTGCCCAAATTAATTGGGACAGCAAATTAGCCGCCCTGGGCCGCTTGAGCCTGGCCATTGTAGCCTCCAAGGGAAAAAATGTAGATAAGGAACTGAGTGACTTCTACGAGGCTGGTTACGATCGTGGCAGCTTGGTAGACCTCGTTTTAGCGGTGGCCGATAAAATCGTGATGAACTACCTGCATAATATTATTCAGATTCCGGTGGACTTTCCCGCTGCCCCTGAATTAGAAGAAGCCTTGTCTTAA
- a CDS encoding anti-sigma factor domain-containing protein: MYKYLKPGLYGLLIIGLSAACDKEDDNADNSSNQSQLSLSLQGLEDLGSDFRYEGWIIVDGVPISAGLFDVDANGQLSQSSFSLNADDLNAATSYVLTIEPSPDPDPAPSDVHILAGDFNNSTASLSTAHAAAIGTDFSSAAGQYILATPTDGGMSSDELSGLWWLDPSAGPEAALNLPALPDGWIYEGWVVIEGQVLSTGRFKTGNEADDAAPYSGTMAGPPFPGEDFLQNAPNGLSFPTNLAGATAVISVEPVPDNSPMPFSLKPLVGSVPAAPNDRELYPMNNNAQASAASGSVSR, from the coding sequence ATGTACAAGTATTTAAAACCGGGCCTGTATGGCCTTTTGATTATCGGTCTGAGTGCCGCATGTGACAAGGAAGACGACAATGCCGACAATTCCTCAAATCAATCTCAATTAAGTCTAAGCCTTCAGGGTTTGGAAGATCTAGGCTCAGACTTCCGCTATGAAGGATGGATTATTGTGGATGGCGTTCCCATTTCCGCCGGGCTCTTTGATGTGGATGCAAATGGGCAATTAAGTCAATCCAGCTTTTCGCTAAATGCTGATGACTTGAATGCTGCAACTAGCTATGTTTTAACCATCGAACCCAGTCCAGATCCAGATCCCGCTCCTAGTGATGTGCATATCTTAGCTGGTGATTTTAATAATAGCACGGCTTCCTTGAGTACTGCTCATGCTGCTGCTATTGGCACCGACTTCAGCTCTGCCGCTGGACAATACATCTTAGCCACTCCCACTGATGGCGGAATGAGCAGCGATGAACTAAGTGGATTATGGTGGTTGGATCCAAGCGCCGGACCTGAAGCAGCTTTAAACCTACCCGCATTACCTGATGGATGGATTTATGAAGGATGGGTAGTAATTGAAGGTCAGGTGCTCTCTACCGGTCGATTTAAAACCGGCAATGAAGCAGATGATGCCGCCCCCTATTCTGGCACTATGGCCGGACCTCCCTTCCCTGGTGAAGACTTCTTGCAAAATGCGCCCAATGGCCTCAGTTTCCCTACCAATTTAGCTGGTGCCACGGCGGTGATTTCGGTGGAACCCGTTCCTGATAATAGCCCCATGCCCTTTAGCTTAAAGCCTTTAGTGGGCTCGGTTCCAGCGGCTCCTAATGATCGTGAACTCTATCCTATGAATAATAATGCACAAGCTAGTGCTGCCAGCGGAAGCGTAAGTCGATAA
- a CDS encoding NADPH-dependent FMN reductase produces MKISIVSSSTRTGRISHRIALALQQDLEQRGQEVNLIDLAAINLPPFEERLSRLEAPAAELVELNQTLMATDAFIFLSPEYNGAISSGLKNFIDVFAKDPFIHKPIGVATGSTGSMGGIRAAYQLQQNILTCHGFPHPQMLTVGNMDKVIDPEGSIVDESYRSKQSKFLDLFLVFADKLSKK; encoded by the coding sequence ATGAAAATCAGTATCGTTTCGAGCAGCACCCGCACCGGAAGAATCAGTCATCGCATTGCTCTTGCCCTTCAACAGGATTTAGAACAGCGAGGACAGGAAGTAAATCTGATTGATCTGGCCGCCATCAACCTGCCCCCTTTTGAAGAGCGTTTGAGTAGATTAGAAGCGCCGGCAGCAGAATTAGTAGAGCTCAACCAAACTTTAATGGCCACAGATGCCTTCATTTTCTTGAGTCCGGAATACAATGGCGCCATTAGCTCTGGCTTGAAGAATTTCATTGATGTTTTCGCCAAGGATCCCTTTATACATAAGCCCATCGGTGTAGCCACCGGTTCTACTGGCAGTATGGGCGGTATTCGCGCGGCCTATCAATTACAGCAGAACATCCTTACTTGTCATGGTTTTCCGCATCCGCAAATGCTTACCGTAGGAAATATGGATAAGGTTATCGACCCTGAAGGTTCCATCGTAGATGAGTCATATCGCTCCAAACAAAGTAAGTTCCTCGATCTCTTTCTGGTCTTTGCTGATAAGCTGAGTAAGAAATAA
- a CDS encoding helix-turn-helix domain-containing protein, with translation MIYRGNTDEYLSIGTLSGEELGGLLEPVPSALLVLWFTQDHNHLRIDGENYCFNRNELICLTEFHQIEEIDIKEARLIKFNRSFYCIVDHDSEVSCKGLLFFGSKQLPRMDLPAEEIEIFETVYRMFSLEFENTDHLQGEILQMMLKRFLILCVRLYKKQCRLQADGPKLDLIREYNFLVEKHYREKHSVADYAEMLNRSPKTLANQFKKMSDQSPLEFIQNRRMLEARRLLVRGDLSVKEVAYDLGFEDVQSFSRFFKREEGMSPAAFVRIKGKKVNF, from the coding sequence ATGATTTATCGCGGAAATACAGATGAGTACCTGTCTATTGGAACTTTGAGCGGGGAAGAGTTAGGAGGCCTCTTAGAGCCGGTACCCAGTGCCCTCTTGGTTTTGTGGTTTACTCAGGATCATAACCACCTAAGGATTGATGGCGAGAACTATTGCTTTAATCGCAATGAGCTCATCTGCCTCACCGAATTTCATCAAATTGAAGAAATAGACATTAAAGAAGCGCGGTTAATAAAGTTCAATCGATCCTTCTATTGTATAGTAGACCATGATAGTGAGGTAAGTTGTAAGGGCCTGCTATTCTTCGGCTCTAAGCAATTGCCGCGCATGGATTTACCCGCCGAAGAAATTGAGATCTTCGAAACGGTATATCGGATGTTTAGCCTCGAGTTTGAGAATACCGATCATCTGCAAGGGGAGATTTTGCAAATGATGCTCAAGCGTTTTTTAATTCTATGTGTGCGACTTTATAAAAAGCAGTGTCGCCTGCAGGCGGATGGTCCAAAATTGGATTTGATAAGGGAGTATAATTTCCTGGTCGAAAAGCATTATCGCGAAAAGCACAGTGTGGCCGATTATGCTGAAATGCTCAATCGCTCACCCAAGACCTTGGCTAACCAGTTTAAAAAGATGTCGGATCAAAGTCCCTTGGAGTTTATCCAAAACCGACGCATGTTAGAAGCTCGCCGACTATTAGTGCGGGGAGATTTGAGCGTAAAGGAGGTGGCTTATGATTTGGGTTTTGAGGATGTACAAAGCTTTAGTCGCTTTTTTAAAAGAGAAGAGGGAATGAGTCCGGCGGCCTTCGTTAGGATCAAGGGAAAAAAGGTTAACTTTTGA
- a CDS encoding hybrid sensor histidine kinase/response regulator, producing the protein MKFLFPLMLLLFACTGSMAQNSDLDVHVSFYSSSSALSLEDVKALPQDSFQIAEDRKTEQGFSNQHHWVKLYLGNPQLNDFEGFMELGRPVTDNIEVYQADNPKPIWRGGDRIPFEERSKAHRLNVFPLELGPESHQSYLIHFKSDGETLDLQPKIYSEEAFYQRQYSEQLFLGLFYGMLFLSAIIYLFFYSGLKEKTFLFYGIYVLSVALLQGSLDGFSYQYFFPSGSKFGSQIILLSGVFTNFFLLLYSASFLKVRDILPPIYNLFRFFFIAIPLVGVLIYLSDTTLYWSYYLTNINGLLSLILILISVVYIHFKVQRVDSFFLTGIFFLVMGLLAFVLNNLSMLPNNFWIQNSAKFGIALEVIFLSLSMTNLIGKLREEKERSQEEALQKSEDISAMKTYFMSNISHELRTPINAILGIATEQLERDLGAEEMENYRIVRSASFNLLSNVNDILDFEQIEKGQLELDQSSVFDPLQVFTDVTDSWGFEARKKGLSFDCVMVDELPEKLQGDEKRFRQILNNLISNAVKFTAHGSVRLTVHCSDQGEQCRIRMNLSDTGIGMSEAELSQIFESFNQMKLNNKRRYGGLGLGLTIVQHLVKLFGAKIDVDSEPGMGTNVKLDLRLAHVKEAEKPISQEAVDLDFDISSFDLRAYQGEIPDSTKIRVLVAEDNVMNQMILKRLLATIPNLELEIANDGLLALQQMSDKAFDIILMDLQMPNMDGYEATAAIRSGALGEAYQKIPIIAVTADATMSTQKRALQTGMDSFMTKPVRKEQLVQKIHELTGKMRVAS; encoded by the coding sequence ATGAAATTCCTGTTCCCCCTAATGCTATTGCTGTTTGCCTGCACAGGCAGCATGGCTCAGAATTCTGATTTAGATGTTCATGTCAGTTTTTATTCAAGTTCATCGGCTTTAAGCCTGGAAGATGTAAAAGCACTGCCCCAGGATTCCTTTCAAATTGCGGAGGACCGTAAAACTGAACAGGGCTTTAGCAATCAACATCATTGGGTAAAATTATATCTAGGAAACCCTCAGTTAAATGATTTTGAGGGATTTATGGAATTAGGTCGCCCGGTAACCGATAATATTGAAGTGTATCAGGCTGATAATCCGAAGCCCATCTGGCGCGGTGGAGATCGTATCCCATTTGAGGAGCGTAGCAAGGCCCATCGCCTAAATGTATTTCCTTTGGAACTGGGTCCCGAATCCCATCAATCCTATTTGATTCACTTTAAGTCTGATGGCGAAACCTTGGACTTACAGCCTAAAATTTACAGCGAGGAAGCCTTTTATCAGCGGCAATACAGCGAACAATTGTTTCTGGGGCTTTTTTATGGAATGCTATTTCTTAGCGCCATTATTTACCTGTTCTTCTATTCCGGTTTAAAGGAAAAAACCTTTTTGTTCTATGGCATCTATGTACTGAGCGTAGCCCTACTACAAGGCTCTTTGGATGGTTTCAGCTATCAATACTTTTTTCCTTCCGGATCTAAATTTGGCAGTCAGATCATTTTACTCAGTGGCGTTTTCACCAATTTCTTCCTCCTACTTTATAGTGCCAGTTTCTTGAAGGTGAGGGATATATTGCCTCCGATCTACAATCTCTTCCGCTTCTTTTTTATAGCGATCCCATTAGTTGGGGTCCTTATTTACCTTAGTGACACTACCCTGTATTGGAGCTATTACTTAACTAATATCAATGGCCTGCTGAGCTTGATTTTAATTTTGATTTCGGTAGTCTATATACATTTTAAGGTTCAAAGGGTAGACTCATTTTTCTTAACCGGGATTTTCTTTTTGGTGATGGGATTATTGGCTTTTGTACTCAATAACTTAAGCATGCTGCCCAACAATTTCTGGATTCAGAATAGCGCCAAATTTGGAATCGCTCTGGAAGTAATTTTCCTCTCTTTATCCATGACCAATCTCATCGGGAAGCTTCGCGAAGAAAAGGAACGCTCTCAGGAGGAGGCCTTGCAGAAATCGGAAGATATATCGGCCATGAAGACCTATTTCATGTCTAATATTTCCCACGAATTACGTACTCCTATCAATGCCATTCTGGGCATTGCAACGGAGCAATTGGAAAGGGATTTAGGTGCAGAAGAGATGGAGAATTATCGCATTGTGCGCAGTGCCTCTTTTAATCTCTTAAGCAATGTGAATGATATTCTGGATTTTGAACAGATTGAGAAGGGACAACTTGAATTGGATCAAAGCTCGGTTTTTGATCCCTTGCAGGTTTTTACCGATGTAACCGATTCCTGGGGTTTTGAGGCGCGTAAAAAGGGCTTGTCTTTCGATTGCGTGATGGTAGATGAACTCCCCGAAAAATTGCAAGGAGATGAAAAGCGCTTCCGTCAGATCCTCAATAACCTAATCAGCAATGCGGTTAAATTCACCGCTCATGGTTCGGTGCGCCTTACTGTGCATTGTTCGGATCAAGGGGAACAATGCCGAATTCGAATGAATCTCAGTGACACCGGTATCGGGATGTCAGAGGCTGAATTAAGTCAAATATTTGAAAGCTTTAATCAGATGAAACTCAACAACAAACGTCGCTATGGAGGCCTGGGTCTCGGTTTAACCATTGTACAGCACCTCGTAAAATTGTTTGGAGCCAAAATAGATGTGGACAGTGAACCTGGTATGGGAACCAATGTGAAATTGGATTTACGTTTGGCCCATGTTAAGGAAGCTGAAAAACCAATTAGCCAGGAAGCAGTGGACTTAGATTTCGATATTTCGAGCTTCGACCTCAGAGCTTATCAAGGTGAAATTCCGGATAGCACTAAAATTCGGGTTTTGGTGGCTGAGGACAATGTGATGAATCAGATGATCTTGAAGCGCTTATTAGCCACCATCCCCAATCTAGAATTAGAAATAGCCAATGATGGCTTACTGGCGCTACAGCAGATGTCGGATAAAGCCTTTGATATCATCTTGATGGATTTACAAATGCCCAATATGGATGGCTATGAGGCCACTGCTGCTATTCGCTCCGGTGCCTTAGGTGAGGCCTATCAGAAAATTCCCATTATTGCCGTTACGGCCGATGCTACCATGTCAACACAAAAACGAGCCTTGCAAACCGGTATGGATTCCTTCATGACCAAGCCCGTACGCAAGGAGCAATTGGTGCAGAAAATTCATGAGCTGACGGGGAAAATGCGGGTAGCTAGCTAA